A genomic window from Scophthalmus maximus strain ysfricsl-2021 chromosome 17, ASM2237912v1, whole genome shotgun sequence includes:
- the trappc5 gene encoding trafficking protein particle complex subunit 5: MDTRFTRGKSSILERPLTRPKTEVSVSAFALLFSEMVQYCQSRVYSVSELQTRLADMGQSVGASLLDVLVLREKNGKRETKLLNMLLFIKVNVWKSLFGKEADKLEQANDDDKTYYIIEKEPLINAYISVPKENSSLNCAAFTAGVVEAILTHGGFPAKVTAHWHKGTTLMIKFNESVIARDKALDGR; encoded by the exons ATGGACACACGGTTCACTCGGGGCAAATCCAGCATCTTGGAGCGGCCCCTGACGCGACCCAAGACTGAAGTCAGCGTGAGCGCCTTTGCGCTGCTGTTCTCCGAGATGGTGCAGTACTGTCAGAGCCGCGTGTACTCCGTGTCCGAGCTGCAGACGCGCCTGGCGGACATGGGCCAGAGTGTCGGAGCCAGCCTGTTGGATGTGCTGGTGCTGAGAGAGAAGAACGGCAAGCGGGAGACCAAATTGCTGAACATGCTGCTCTTCATCAAG GTCAACGTGTGGAAGTCTTTATTTGGGAAGGAGGCGGACAAGCTGGAGCAGGCCAACGACGATGACAAGACCTATTACATCATAGAAAAGGAGCCACTTATCAACGCCTACATATCCGTGCCCAAGGAGAACAGCAGCTTGAACTGCGCTGCTTTCACGGCTGGCGTCGTGGAGGCCATTCTCACGCATGGCGGCTTCCCTGCCAAGGTCACTGCCCACTGGCACAAAGGCACCACACTCATGATAAAGTTTAACGAGTCAGTCATAGCCAGGGACAAGGCTTTGGATGGCagataa
- the LOC118289011 gene encoding mucolipin-1, protein MKPLSDSSVSSSVNRAGIDMASSSYTCIQDSGSEKDRLLSSLASYGSQDPLAAGTPRPTCLVGSEVHPQQGEEEEEEALRRKLKYFFMSPCDKYHAKGRKPFKLGLQLLKIVIVTVQLVLFGLSNQMVVTFKEENTAAFKHLFLKGYQDSVPQAVHTQSELYSRIHFAVEQYLALPEIALGRYAYVPGVMNGSALALCQRYFRRGAIDPVNDTFDIDPHVETDCVGVNPLNDSYGNSDYKNFTLKFYKLINVTIDFWLKAINIQTIINNEIPDCYTFAITIVMDNRAHSGKVKIRLQNQASIRECKDPNVSGHAENYARQFFDVLVAIVCLLSLLLCGRSIVRGILLQYEYVQFFSHRLGRSVSWGERMEFINGWYILLVVSDVFTIVGSFIKIGIESKNLSSYDVCGILLGTSTLLVWVGVIRYLSFFQKYNILIVTLRAAFPNVIRFCCCAAAIYLGYCFCGWIVLGPYHAKFRSLSMVSECLFSLINGDDMFVTFAEMEHSGTLVWIFSQVYLYTFISLFIYMVLSLFIALITGAYDTIMAQTQEQVRITDLHAFIAECKDTPCSGKFRGPEGSSCSFLCCCDW, encoded by the exons ATGAAGCCGCTCTCCgactcctccgtctcctcctctgtgaatcGAGCAGGCATCGACATGGCGTCGTCCAGTTACACTTGCATCCAGGACAGCGGCTCAG AGAAGGACAGGCTGCTCTCCTCCTTGGCCAGCTATGGGTCCCAGGACCCCCTCGCGGCTGGGACCCCCCGTCCCACGTGTCTGGTGGGCTCCGAGGTCCACCCGCagcagggggaagaggaggaggaggaggccctgAGGAGGAAGCTCAAGTACTTCTTCATGAGCCCCTGTGACAAGTATCACGCCAAGGGGCGCAAGCCTTTCAAACTgggcctgcagctgctgaagatcGTCATTGTGACCGTGCAG TTGGTGCTGTTCGGACTGAGCAACCAGATGGTTGTGACCTTTAAGGAGGAAAACACGGCGGCATTCAAGCACCTTTTCCTGAAGGGTTACCAGGACAGCGTTCCTCAGGCAGTCCACACGCAGTCGGAGCTGTACAGCCGCATTCACTTTGCCGTAGAGCAG TACCTTGCTTTGCCTGAGATCGCCCTGGGACGGTACGCGTATGTGCCGGGCGTCATGAACGGGAGTGCGCTCGCCCTCTGTCAGCGGTACTTCCGGAGGGGCGCCATCGACCCCGTCAACGACACCTTTGACATCGATCCCCATGTTGAAACCG attgCGTTGGAGTGAATCCACTGAATGACAGTTATGGAAACAGTGACTACAAGAATTTTACTCTCAAGTTCTACAA GCTGATCAATGTAACAATCGACTTCTGGCTGAAGGCCATCAACATTCAGACCATTATAAACAATGAAATCCCAGACTGCTACACCTTTGCCATCACG ATCGTCATGGATAACCGGGCGCACAGCGGCAAAGTTAAGATCCGTCTGCAGAACCAAGCCTCCATCAGGGAGTGTAAAGACCCCAACGTGTCTGGGCATG CGGAGAACTACGCACGGCAGTTCTTTGATGTGCTGGTGGCGATAGTCTGTCTGTTGTCCCTGCTCCTGTGTGGGCGCTCCATCGTCAGAGGCATCCTCCTGCAATAT GAGTACGTGCAGTTTTTCAGTCACAGACTCGGTCGCAGCGTGAGCTGGGGAGAAAGGATGGAGTTCATCAACGGCTGGTACATTCTGCTCGTTGTCAGCGACGTGTTCACCATCGTCGGGAGCTTCATCAAGATTGGGATCGAGTCCAAG AATTTGTCATCGTACGATGTGTGCGGCATCCTGCTGGGAACCTCCACACTGCTGGTGTGGGTGGGAGTCATCCGCTACCTCAGCTTCTTTCAGAAGTACAAT ATCTTGATTGTGACTCTAAGAGCTGCTTTCCCGAACGTTAtccgcttctgctgctgtgcagCTGCCATTTACTTGGGATATTGCTTCTGTGGATGGATTGTGCTCGGGCCCTATCATGCCAAG TTTCGCTCCCTGTCCATGGTGTCGGAGTGCCTGTTTTCTCTGATCAACGGGGACGACATGTTTGTCACGTTCGCTGAGATGGAGCACAGTGGCACGCTGGTGTGGATCTTCAGCCAGGTCTACCTCTACaccttcatctccctcttcatctACATGGTGCTGTCCCTCTTCATCGCGCTCATCACCGGAGCCTACGACACCATTATG GCCCAAACACAGGAGCAGGTCCGCATCACTGACCTGCACGCGTTCATCGCCGAGTGCAAGGACACGCCCTGCTCCGGCAAGTTCCGTGGGCCTGAGGGGTCGTCGTgctctttcctctgctgctgtgactggtga